From Methanosarcina lacustris Z-7289, one genomic window encodes:
- a CDS encoding branched-chain amino acid transporter permease has protein sequence MTGTLQMLVTIAVIALATFATRVLPFLCFSSREPPAILSTIEKNLPPMILLLLVIYCLKDVQWFTAPYGIPELFTIGVVAGLHFWKRNAMLSIFAGTGLYMALVQFNVFSFL, from the coding sequence ATGACCGGTACTTTGCAAATGCTCGTAACCATCGCGGTAATAGCCCTTGCGACCTTTGCTACAAGGGTTTTACCGTTCCTTTGTTTTAGTTCCAGAGAGCCTCCGGCAATACTTTCAACTATTGAAAAAAACCTGCCTCCGATGATTCTCCTGCTGCTGGTCATTTATTGCCTGAAGGATGTGCAGTGGTTTACAGCTCCATACGGGATACCGGAACTGTTTACAATAGGGGTTGTTGCTGGGCTGCACTTCTGGAAACGAAACGCTATGCTCAGTATCTTTGCAGGGACAGGGCTTTACATGGCACTTGTACAGTTCAATGTCTTTTCGTTTCTCTAA
- a CDS encoding glycosyltransferase family 4 protein, which yields MVRVLMCGSIASSGGVSTHTRNLIENLSVEGNEILLYNYYTNDAYSKNTNIRKIYRRTFGLFFHILANRKRYEIIHDQTSGGIFSFVSSITASIASKIVDKKLIVTFHHSRTEEFVTKYKPLFNFVLKNTDTMILVSNRQKEFISRTFPKYSDKLVVIPNGYDSTIFFPRNTNECRSVLKIPGNKKVIFNISNLIDIKGHKYLIEAIGNVAKTRSDFYCIIAGKGYLFETLEQQIKDSKLEDYIKLVGWIPDNDIPIYINTSDFFVLPSLGEGNPIVMFEAIGCGKPFIGTKVGGIPEIIISEDYGLLCEPASSEELERTIISALDKNWDSFKIREYAKSFTWRNIAKTTKSVYEQSP from the coding sequence ATGGTAAGGGTTTTAATGTGCGGATCTATAGCTTCCTCAGGTGGAGTTTCTACACATACCAGGAACTTAATTGAAAATTTGTCTGTTGAAGGTAACGAAATATTATTGTATAATTATTATACAAATGATGCTTACTCAAAAAACACAAATATCAGAAAGATATATCGGCGTACTTTTGGCTTATTTTTCCACATTTTAGCCAACAGGAAGAGATACGAAATAATTCATGATCAAACGTCGGGCGGTATATTTAGTTTTGTTTCTTCAATAACTGCATCCATTGCATCAAAAATTGTAGATAAAAAGTTAATTGTCACATTTCATCATTCAAGAACAGAAGAATTTGTGACAAAATATAAACCTTTATTTAACTTTGTTTTAAAAAATACAGATACAATGATTTTAGTTTCTAATAGACAAAAAGAATTTATCTCCAGGACTTTCCCAAAATACTCAGATAAATTAGTTGTAATTCCAAATGGTTATGATTCAACCATCTTTTTCCCAAGAAATACTAATGAATGTAGATCGGTTCTGAAAATTCCTGGAAATAAAAAGGTGATATTTAACATCTCAAATTTAATCGATATAAAAGGTCATAAGTATCTTATTGAAGCAATTGGTAATGTTGCAAAAACCAGATCCGATTTTTACTGTATTATTGCAGGAAAAGGTTATCTATTCGAAACCCTGGAGCAACAAATTAAAGATTCTAAACTTGAGGATTATATAAAATTGGTAGGATGGATACCTGACAATGATATTCCCATTTATATAAACACCAGTGATTTCTTTGTCCTTCCAAGTTTGGGTGAAGGAAATCCTATTGTTATGTTTGAAGCAATTGGATGTGGAAAACCGTTTATAGGAACGAAAGTAGGTGGAATTCCTGAGATAATAATTTCTGAAGATTATGGATTATTATGTGAACCTGCAAGTTCAGAAGAACTGGAAAGGACCATAATATCAGCATTAGATAAAAATTGGGATAGTTTTAAAATTAGAGAATATGCTAAATCTTTTACCTGGAGAAATATTGCAAAAACAACAAAATCTGTTTATGAGCAATCTCCTTAA
- a CDS encoding AzlC family ABC transporter permease gives MIEMEAKRHEMREGNMDLFLSALKTTVPVFLGYIPLGMAFGFLLDGAGYHWIYAFLMSLLIYAGSGQFLAVALLAARAGLPEFAIATLLLNLRHSFYGLSLLEKFSGVGKVKPYLIFALTDETYALLTTTEVPAGGSKARFYFYIAALDHFYWVTGSVLGAGLGSMLDLNLKGMAFVLTALFVVLTIEQYFNSSVRFPFIAAVGAGVTSLILFSPEKMLLISIILGTLILIGREKLGKGNLRVNKGTGKTHTQTHAAAAKPVEDNAQEES, from the coding sequence ATGATTGAAATGGAGGCAAAACGGCACGAAATGAGGGAAGGTAATATGGACCTTTTCCTGAGTGCCCTCAAGACCACGGTTCCTGTATTTCTCGGATACATACCCCTCGGAATGGCTTTTGGATTCCTGCTGGATGGTGCCGGATACCACTGGATTTATGCTTTTCTTATGAGCCTCCTCATTTATGCGGGATCAGGCCAGTTTCTGGCAGTAGCTTTACTTGCTGCAAGGGCTGGGCTTCCTGAGTTTGCTATAGCTACCCTGCTCCTGAACCTCAGGCACTCTTTTTACGGACTGTCCCTGCTGGAAAAGTTTTCCGGGGTTGGGAAAGTCAAACCTTACCTTATCTTTGCATTAACTGATGAGACCTATGCCCTTCTGACCACAACCGAGGTCCCGGCAGGCGGTTCAAAGGCAAGGTTTTACTTCTACATTGCAGCTCTTGACCACTTCTACTGGGTCACAGGGTCGGTACTTGGAGCAGGGCTGGGTTCCATGCTTGATCTCAATCTTAAGGGCATGGCTTTTGTGCTGACTGCACTTTTTGTGGTGTTGACCATAGAGCAGTATTTCAATTCCAGCGTACGCTTTCCCTTCATAGCCGCGGTGGGTGCAGGAGTCACCTCCCTTATACTCTTCAGCCCTGAAAAGATGCTGCTGATCTCGATCATTCTGGGGACTCTGATTTTGATTGGCAGGGAGAAACTGGGAAAGGGAAATCTGCGTGTTAATAAAGGAACAGGAAAAACTCATACACAGACCCATGCAGCAGCAGCAAAGCCTGTTGAAGATAATGCACAGGAGGAAAGCTGA
- the wecB gene encoding non-hydrolyzing UDP-N-acetylglucosamine 2-epimerase — MKIASVVGVRPQFVKASVVSRELRKNNEECLIHTGQHYDYEMNKIFFEELCIPEPNYYLGVGSGSHGQQTGEMLKKLEEVLMIEKPDLVLTYGDTNSTLAGALAAAKLGIKNAHVESGLRSFDRSMPEEINRILTDHCSDILFCPTQNAVDNLGEEGITKNVYLTGDVMVDSLLLNKEIAETQSSILNELNLKDKDYLVATIHRANNTDNIENLKNIIEAFQELNEKIIFPVHPRTEKLLKNYGLYDSLSSSVTLIKPLGFLDFIKLMNHAKMILTDSGGVQKEAYILKVPCVTLRENTEWTETVKDGWNVLVGSNKDRIIEVVNKFTPSIQEHQNRFGDGSASSRIAATINELSHIPETSTKMSPGFPIRQLD, encoded by the coding sequence ATGAAGATTGCAAGTGTCGTGGGAGTTAGACCTCAGTTTGTAAAAGCTTCTGTAGTTTCAAGAGAATTAAGAAAAAATAACGAAGAATGTTTGATTCATACTGGCCAGCATTACGACTATGAAATGAATAAGATATTCTTTGAGGAATTGTGCATTCCTGAACCTAACTATTATCTAGGTGTAGGTTCCGGCTCACATGGTCAACAAACAGGGGAAATGCTTAAAAAATTAGAGGAAGTCCTGATGATTGAAAAACCTGACCTTGTGCTGACTTACGGGGATACCAATTCAACACTTGCAGGAGCTTTAGCCGCAGCAAAACTTGGAATAAAAAATGCGCATGTAGAATCTGGATTAAGAAGCTTTGACAGATCGATGCCTGAAGAAATCAACCGCATTTTGACTGATCATTGCTCGGACATTTTATTTTGTCCAACTCAGAATGCAGTTGACAACCTGGGAGAAGAAGGAATCACTAAAAATGTGTATTTAACTGGTGATGTTATGGTTGATTCTCTTCTTCTCAATAAGGAGATTGCAGAAACTCAATCCTCAATATTAAATGAGCTTAACCTGAAAGACAAGGATTATCTAGTTGCTACAATCCACAGAGCAAATAATACTGATAATATAGAAAACCTCAAAAATATAATAGAGGCTTTTCAGGAACTGAATGAAAAGATCATTTTCCCAGTTCACCCGCGAACTGAAAAGTTGCTTAAGAATTATGGTTTATATGATAGCTTAAGCTCCTCTGTTACGTTAATAAAACCTCTAGGATTTCTTGATTTCATAAAACTTATGAATCATGCTAAGATGATTCTAACCGACTCAGGAGGTGTTCAGAAAGAAGCTTATATTTTAAAAGTTCCGTGTGTTACACTAAGGGAAAACACAGAGTGGACTGAGACCGTTAAAGATGGGTGGAATGTGCTGGTTGGTTCCAACAAAGATAGAATCATTGAAGTCGTGAATAAATTTACGCCTTCAATCCAGGAACATCAGAATAGATTCGGAGATGGGAGTGCAAGCAGCAGAATTGCTGCAACAATTAATGAACTATCCCACATCCCGGAGACATCCACAAAAATGTCACCTGGTTTCCCAATACGGCAGTTAGATTAA
- a CDS encoding 4Fe-4S binding protein gives MADKKIDLSSIKNKGFLPQRQEDMFSMRLKVVGGKVDAEKLREIADAAEKYGYGYVHITSRQQIEIPFVKLEDVEEASYELEKLGLSGGSSGKKVRAVVACQGNTVCRNGLIDCQKLACRIDKKYFGEAVPKKLKIAVTGCPAACMRPQDNDFGIMGTVKPEIFEENCVGCKRCEKACKVGAITVLEDKAHIDTEKCILCGACIAACRKDALRAEKTGCTIFVGGKAGRQPRHGTKLLELADEDQLFSILEKTFEYYRREGLDGERFGELLERLGIEKYREEVLP, from the coding sequence ATGGCTGATAAAAAAATAGACTTATCTTCAATCAAAAATAAAGGTTTTCTGCCTCAGAGGCAGGAAGACATGTTTTCAATGCGGCTTAAAGTCGTTGGCGGCAAAGTGGACGCTGAAAAGCTGCGGGAAATTGCGGATGCAGCCGAGAAATACGGTTATGGCTATGTCCACATAACCTCAAGGCAGCAGATTGAGATTCCTTTTGTCAAACTCGAAGATGTGGAAGAAGCAAGCTATGAGCTTGAAAAACTGGGTCTTTCAGGAGGCTCTTCCGGAAAGAAGGTAAGAGCTGTAGTCGCCTGCCAGGGAAATACGGTCTGCAGAAACGGTTTGATTGATTGCCAGAAACTGGCTTGCAGGATTGATAAAAAATATTTTGGCGAAGCTGTCCCTAAAAAGCTCAAGATTGCAGTAACAGGATGTCCTGCAGCCTGTATGAGGCCTCAGGACAACGATTTCGGTATAATGGGCACGGTAAAGCCTGAAATCTTCGAAGAAAACTGTGTCGGCTGCAAGCGCTGTGAAAAGGCGTGCAAGGTGGGGGCAATAACAGTCCTGGAAGATAAAGCCCACATAGATACCGAAAAGTGCATCCTCTGCGGAGCCTGTATTGCAGCCTGCCGGAAAGATGCTCTGAGAGCAGAAAAAACCGGATGCACGATCTTTGTCGGAGGCAAAGCAGGACGCCAGCCCAGGCACGGGACAAAGCTTCTTGAGCTTGCAGATGAGGATCAGCTTTTCTCAATCCTTGAAAAAACCTTTGAGTATTACAGGAGAGAAGGCCTTGACGGGGAGAGGTTTGGAGAACTCCTTGAAAGGCTGGGAATTGAAAAATACAGGGAAGAAGTCCTTCCCTGA
- a CDS encoding mechanosensitive ion channel family protein — MANGDTSAQQLLESIRSIDTQTLITMFLVFSIAYILGKIVTILLSKLSDKLSQSGRVKVKLIIPVVKFVIYIVAFYYIFRQIFIIFGTELFLLTGILGASIGFGVKDLFADFVGGIVITFEKPYQIGDKIALGNYYGEVTDIGLRATKLVTPDDNAVTVPNNLIFNESVASGNSGASEMMVVIDLYIAGESDVEAAMRILREAVVSSKYVYISKKRPVTLLHKALPFYTRLRAKAYVNDLRDEFKFESDVHTRTWIEFQKNGIRPPQLHILNVPPVEEISE; from the coding sequence GTGGCAAATGGGGACACAAGCGCGCAGCAACTTCTGGAATCCATCAGGTCTATAGATACCCAAACCCTCATAACTATGTTCCTGGTTTTTTCCATAGCATATATCCTCGGCAAGATTGTTACCATCCTTTTATCAAAGCTTTCGGATAAACTGAGCCAGAGTGGAAGGGTAAAAGTAAAACTGATTATCCCTGTGGTAAAGTTTGTAATATATATTGTGGCTTTTTATTATATTTTTAGGCAAATATTCATAATTTTCGGGACGGAACTGTTCCTTCTTACAGGGATTCTGGGTGCATCCATCGGTTTTGGAGTTAAAGACCTTTTTGCAGACTTTGTCGGAGGAATTGTAATTACATTTGAAAAACCGTACCAGATAGGGGACAAAATCGCCCTTGGAAATTATTATGGGGAAGTCACTGACATAGGGCTAAGGGCAACGAAACTGGTCACACCTGATGATAATGCTGTCACAGTCCCGAATAACCTGATATTCAATGAAAGTGTTGCCAGTGGAAATTCCGGGGCTTCGGAAATGATGGTTGTAATAGACCTTTATATTGCAGGAGAGTCAGATGTAGAGGCTGCAATGAGGATCTTGCGGGAAGCAGTTGTAAGCTCCAAATATGTTTATATCTCCAAAAAAAGACCTGTTACCCTGCTGCACAAAGCTCTCCCGTTTTATACCAGGTTAAGAGCTAAAGCATATGTAAATGATCTAAGAGATGAATTCAAGTTTGAATCCGATGTGCACACAAGAACCTGGATAGAATTCCAGAAGAATGGGATCAGGCCTCCGCAACTCCATATCCTCAATGTCCCTCCAGTAGAGGAAATCAGTGAATAA
- a CDS encoding DUF354 domain-containing protein, translating into MRIAFFINTPAHVHLYKNVIKNLELSGHQTIILARNYGDTINLLDEMGFEYFVYANVPDSKYGKILALPFNVLTAYNFLRKKKPDLLVGMGVYSAYTSQLLHKKCIIFNDSEPTPFQFMIFKPFVDVILTPSSFTLDLGPKHIKFNSFKEIAYLHTNYFVPDASIHDFLGIKQNEDYVLLRFNAFDAVHDFGVNGFSIDQKRLLVNELSKYARVFISSEVKLPDDLNKYLLKIPKSRIHDILYYAKLVVADTQTITTESAVLGTPVVRFNSFVGKKDMGNFIELENKYHLIFSFSEPKKAIDKAVELIQEPDLKSKWREKRDKLLVDKIDTTQFLASFIGNYPESLNKIRAEKKYTKRDGSSITQGDLL; encoded by the coding sequence ATGAGGATTGCATTTTTTATAAATACGCCTGCACACGTCCACTTATATAAAAATGTAATAAAGAACTTGGAACTCAGCGGGCATCAAACCATTATACTGGCAAGAAACTATGGGGACACAATTAACTTATTAGATGAAATGGGTTTTGAGTATTTCGTATACGCCAATGTACCTGATTCAAAATATGGGAAAATATTAGCTTTACCTTTCAATGTGTTAACAGCATATAATTTTCTGCGAAAGAAAAAACCTGATTTGCTGGTTGGAATGGGGGTTTACTCAGCATACACGTCACAATTACTACATAAAAAATGCATAATATTTAACGATTCTGAGCCGACACCTTTTCAGTTCATGATCTTTAAGCCGTTTGTGGACGTAATTCTCACTCCCTCATCGTTTACTCTAGATCTGGGTCCAAAACACATCAAATTTAATAGCTTTAAAGAAATTGCTTACTTACATACAAATTATTTTGTGCCAGATGCAAGCATTCATGATTTTCTTGGGATAAAGCAAAATGAAGATTACGTTCTGTTACGGTTCAATGCATTTGATGCAGTACATGATTTTGGTGTAAATGGCTTTTCCATTGACCAGAAAAGACTCTTAGTTAATGAACTAAGCAAGTATGCGCGTGTATTTATCTCATCTGAAGTCAAATTGCCAGACGATTTGAACAAATATTTGTTGAAAATCCCTAAATCTCGCATTCATGATATCCTGTATTACGCAAAACTTGTTGTGGCAGACACACAGACAATAACCACTGAATCCGCAGTCCTGGGAACTCCAGTTGTGAGGTTCAATTCCTTTGTAGGCAAGAAAGATATGGGCAATTTCATTGAACTTGAAAACAAGTATCATCTTATTTTCAGCTTCAGTGAGCCTAAAAAAGCTATTGACAAAGCAGTAGAACTTATTCAGGAACCGGATCTAAAAAGCAAATGGAGAGAAAAAAGAGACAAGCTCCTGGTTGACAAAATTGATACAACTCAATTTTTGGCATCTTTCATTGGGAATTATCCTGAGAGCTTAAATAAAATAAGAGCTGAAAAAAAATATACTAAAAGAGATGGTAGCTCTATCACCCAAGGTGATCTACTATGA
- a CDS encoding nitroreductase family protein: METMDAIFTRRSIRKYLPDPVSRDMIENILKAGMSAPSAGNEQPWHFIIIDRRDLLEKISEMHPYAKMLKGAPAALMICADQNVPKFKDFWVQDCSAASENMLLAAHDLGLGAVWIGVYPAEKLVTGIRELLKIPEHVTPFSAIAIGHPAEEKPGQPRYEASRIHDNSW; the protein is encoded by the coding sequence ATGGAAACAATGGACGCGATTTTCACCAGAAGAAGCATTCGGAAATACCTTCCAGACCCTGTCAGCAGGGATATGATTGAGAATATTTTGAAAGCCGGCATGAGTGCACCGTCAGCAGGGAACGAACAACCCTGGCATTTCATTATAATTGACAGGCGGGATCTGCTTGAAAAAATCTCGGAAATGCACCCTTATGCAAAGATGTTAAAGGGCGCTCCGGCTGCATTAATGATCTGTGCAGACCAGAATGTTCCTAAATTCAAGGATTTCTGGGTTCAGGACTGTTCGGCTGCAAGCGAAAATATGTTGCTGGCTGCCCATGACCTGGGACTTGGAGCTGTCTGGATAGGGGTTTACCCGGCTGAAAAACTGGTCACCGGAATCCGGGAATTACTTAAGATCCCTGAGCATGTGACTCCGTTTTCAGCAATCGCAATTGGTCATCCGGCAGAAGAAAAACCAGGACAGCCCAGGTACGAAGCCTCAAGAATTCATGACAATTCCTGGTAA
- a CDS encoding DUF2795 domain-containing protein, which produces MQTSPIEVQKALKDMNYPAKKTKLIEHAKKHKASDKVMEVLEELPDKEFTNAADVSKAFSGK; this is translated from the coding sequence ATGCAAACAAGTCCTATCGAAGTCCAGAAAGCTTTAAAGGATATGAATTATCCTGCAAAGAAGACGAAACTTATCGAACACGCTAAAAAGCACAAAGCTAGCGATAAGGTAATGGAGGTCCTCGAAGAGCTTCCAGATAAGGAGTTCACCAACGCTGCCGATGTCAGCAAGGCATTTTCAGGAAAGTAA
- a CDS encoding mechanosensitive ion channel family protein, with translation MRVFQRLNALILLVLILFVAYIRYLTGFYIVEDRSLLDALLTSLIVIFLAYIINSLAGNLIFRRVSTSKDRYTLRKTISILVTVLVFASLFAIWIERTTTLIIAYGILSAGVAIALQDLLRSIAGGILIIISSPFKAGDRIQVGDSTGDVLDIGSFSTTIMEIREWVDADQYTGRLLHIPNSFVLNQTIKNYTRDYSFIWDEIRILLIYGSNWKKAEEIALKTAEPIVGEFEDMAQKELGLLGKKYFITTYDVQTKLFMKMQENWIEMRLRYVVEPRKRRAISHLLISSILEALEKEEDIMVGTATSIDLMKSRTKDDMKDTIVR, from the coding sequence ATGAGGGTTTTCCAGAGACTGAATGCTTTAATCCTGCTGGTTTTGATACTTTTTGTCGCATATATCCGGTATCTGACTGGCTTTTATATCGTCGAGGACCGGTCTTTATTGGATGCTCTTCTTACCTCTTTAATTGTAATATTTCTAGCCTATATAATAAATTCTCTTGCCGGAAACCTCATCTTTAGAAGAGTTTCGACTTCCAAAGATAGATATACTCTGCGGAAGACGATATCTATCCTTGTTACAGTACTTGTTTTTGCCTCCCTATTTGCAATCTGGATTGAGAGAACAACCACCCTGATTATTGCCTATGGGATTCTGAGTGCCGGAGTTGCAATTGCACTTCAGGACCTTCTGAGGAGCATAGCCGGAGGAATTCTCATAATCATATCCAGCCCCTTTAAAGCAGGAGACAGGATCCAGGTTGGAGACAGTACAGGGGATGTGCTGGATATAGGGAGTTTTAGCACAACAATTATGGAAATCCGGGAATGGGTAGATGCAGACCAGTACACTGGCAGGCTTCTCCATATCCCTAACAGTTTTGTCCTCAATCAGACGATTAAAAACTATACCAGGGACTATTCCTTTATCTGGGACGAAATCCGGATTTTGTTAATCTACGGCAGCAACTGGAAAAAAGCCGAAGAGATTGCCCTCAAAACTGCAGAACCAATTGTAGGGGAGTTCGAGGATATGGCGCAGAAGGAGCTTGGTCTCCTGGGAAAAAAATACTTTATTACAACCTATGATGTGCAGACAAAACTCTTCATGAAGATGCAGGAGAACTGGATCGAAATGCGGTTAAGGTATGTTGTAGAGCCCCGAAAAAGGAGAGCAATCAGCCACCTTTTGATCTCAAGCATTCTCGAAGCTCTGGAAAAAGAAGAGGATATTATGGTAGGAACAGCAACGAGTATCGATCTGATGAAGTCCCGGACAAAAGATGATATGAAAGATACTATTGTTAGATAG